The Acidimicrobiia bacterium genome includes a window with the following:
- a CDS encoding MMPL family transporter, with translation MRGFWERLTDFICRRHTAILVAALVATIGLAVGGTLIKFETSQDALIGGGSTVAKQNHRYQSTFGGEAMLTVYHGDIEKLFTPTNIARMQALEDDLHRTGLYRYVLSPLTAMRFAQGELKVGPQLFDISIKNDPAHAAQYNAVLSGELARLSKVTGPQDLTNPSFVRFLLYDANGNIRSALNTNFIDKQHALMIVRLYGNDPIGRMGNAADTVKRLVAKHHLDGFTTLSTGPAVLLQTINDYLQHGIVTLGALAVLVMIVVLWLVFRVRSRLLALLCVVVSAVSTFGIMGLIGLPLTLVTISGLPILIGIGVDFAIQMHSRFEEELAYDHDPGAAMSRVMVDLAPALSIAMIAAVLGFVAMQISKVPMIRQFGAMLDLGVAVIFVVVLLFPLAFLFRREQKHPSPPTPPPTAREPLERGVRALALAARGAVLPMVLVGLVIVVAGFAVDGKFTIQTDPEKWIPPGSSTEQGLKQLRAQAGFSTELDFLVEAPDVIETRVAQWMDAYANGEKAKYPHAIVATTSLPGVISGVTGGPPFREQMELMLSVAPPDVRTAFVSPDHTKANLIFPIANISLHDRGVLLDRMRADAHPPPGVHVTASGLVVVGIALVDALQANRTGMTYVALGLVALWLLVYYRNLVKTILTLVPVLIAVGLSSLVVYATGLELSPLTSVAGPLVIAVGTEFAVLILTRYVEERERGRSREDAVDVGAVRIGRAFVASGLTLVGGFAVIALSAFPLLRDFGIIVALNTLVALLVALIVLPPLLVWADRHPRLGGFSPGFDPERAEEREVEHRDIGLTQGT, from the coding sequence ATGAGGGGCTTCTGGGAACGTCTCACCGACTTCATCTGTCGCCGCCACACCGCCATCCTCGTCGCCGCGCTCGTCGCCACGATCGGGCTCGCGGTCGGCGGGACGCTGATCAAGTTCGAGACGAGCCAGGACGCGCTCATCGGCGGCGGGTCGACGGTCGCGAAGCAGAACCACCGCTACCAGTCGACGTTCGGCGGCGAGGCGATGCTCACCGTGTACCACGGCGACATCGAGAAGCTGTTCACGCCCACGAACATCGCGCGGATGCAGGCGCTCGAGGACGACCTGCACCGCACCGGGCTGTACCGCTACGTGCTCAGCCCGCTCACCGCGATGCGGTTCGCGCAGGGTGAGCTGAAGGTCGGCCCGCAGCTGTTCGACATCTCGATCAAGAACGACCCCGCGCACGCGGCGCAGTACAACGCAGTGCTGTCCGGCGAGCTCGCGCGGCTGTCGAAGGTCACCGGTCCGCAGGACCTCACGAACCCGTCGTTCGTACGGTTCCTGCTCTACGACGCGAACGGCAACATCCGCTCCGCGCTCAACACGAACTTCATCGACAAGCAGCACGCGTTGATGATCGTGCGCCTCTACGGCAACGATCCGATCGGCCGCATGGGGAACGCGGCGGACACCGTGAAGCGGCTCGTCGCGAAGCACCACCTCGACGGGTTCACCACGCTGTCGACCGGGCCGGCGGTGCTGCTGCAGACGATCAACGACTACCTGCAGCACGGCATCGTGACGCTCGGCGCGCTCGCGGTGCTCGTGATGATCGTCGTGCTCTGGCTCGTGTTCCGTGTGCGGTCACGGTTGCTCGCGCTGCTGTGCGTCGTCGTCTCGGCCGTGTCGACGTTCGGGATCATGGGCCTGATCGGACTCCCGCTGACGCTCGTCACGATCTCGGGCCTCCCGATCCTCATCGGCATCGGGGTCGACTTCGCGATCCAGATGCACAGCCGGTTCGAGGAGGAGCTCGCGTACGACCACGACCCGGGTGCCGCGATGTCACGCGTCATGGTCGATCTCGCGCCCGCGCTGTCGATCGCGATGATCGCGGCCGTCCTCGGGTTCGTCGCGATGCAGATCTCGAAGGTGCCGATGATCCGCCAGTTCGGCGCGATGCTCGACCTCGGCGTCGCGGTCATCTTCGTCGTCGTACTGTTGTTCCCGCTCGCGTTCCTCTTCCGGCGCGAGCAGAAGCACCCGTCGCCGCCGACGCCGCCGCCGACGGCCCGGGAGCCGCTCGAGCGCGGCGTGCGCGCGCTCGCGCTCGCGGCACGCGGCGCCGTCCTCCCGATGGTTCTGGTCGGGCTCGTGATCGTCGTCGCAGGGTTCGCGGTCGACGGAAAGTTCACGATCCAGACCGACCCGGAGAAGTGGATCCCGCCGGGCAGCTCGACCGAGCAGGGCCTGAAACAGCTTCGCGCGCAGGCGGGGTTCTCGACCGAGCTCGACTTCCTGGTCGAGGCGCCCGACGTGATCGAGACGCGCGTCGCGCAGTGGATGGACGCGTACGCGAACGGCGAGAAGGCGAAGTACCCGCACGCGATCGTCGCGACGACCAGCCTGCCCGGCGTGATCAGCGGCGTGACCGGTGGTCCGCCGTTCCGCGAGCAGATGGAGCTGATGCTGTCCGTCGCGCCGCCCGACGTGAGGACCGCGTTCGTGAGCCCGGACCACACGAAGGCGAACCTCATCTTCCCGATCGCCAACATCTCGCTGCACGACCGCGGGGTGCTCCTCGACCGGATGCGCGCCGATGCCCACCCGCCGCCGGGCGTGCACGTGACCGCCTCGGGCCTCGTGGTCGTCGGCATCGCGCTCGTCGACGCGCTCCAGGCGAACCGCACCGGCATGACGTACGTCGCGCTCGGGCTCGTGGCCCTGTGGTTGCTCGTCTACTACCGCAACCTCGTGAAGACGATCCTCACGCTCGTCCCCGTGCTGATCGCGGTCGGCCTGTCGTCGCTCGTCGTGTACGCGACCGGTCTCGAGCTCAGCCCGCTGACGAGCGTGGCGGGGCCGCTCGTCATCGCGGTCGGCACCGAGTTCGCGGTGCTGATCCTCACGCGCTACGTCGAGGAACGGGAGCGGGGCCGGAGCCGCGAGGACGCCGTCGACGTCGGCGCGGTGCGGATCGGCCGGGCGTTCGTCGCGTCGGGACTGACGCTCGTGGGCGGTTTCGCGGTCATCGCGCTGTCGGCGTTCCCGCTGCTACGCGACTTCGGGATCATCGTCGCCCTGAACACGCTGGTCGCGCTGCTCGTCGCGCTCATCGTCCTCCCGCCGCTGCTCGTCTGGGCCGACCGTCACCCGCGCCTCGGCGGCTTCTCTCCGGGCTTCGACCCCGAGCGTGCTGAGGAGCGGGAGGTCGAGCACCGCGACATCGGTCTCACACAAGGCACCTGA
- a CDS encoding AMP-binding protein has protein sequence FARSLATLPEDLPACRPTIFFAVPRVWQKIHDGVLEQVGRQTGVARELAHRYFALGPAWVASEQGREPMPATKRVLYRVLDRLVGAKIRARVGLDRARVLVSGAAPVPAELLGWLHGVGLRVGEVYGQTEDCGPTTLNPPERIRIGTVGPPLPTVEVRIDPADGEILVRGPNVCRGYFRDEPGTRALIDDDGWMHSGDTGSFDEAGYLVVTGRKKDLIITAQGKNIAPQEIETRLQYQPLISQAVVIGEGRPYLTALLTLDADDLAAWTRDNGKQGGRDALADDPALQAAVQRGVERVNEELSRPETIRKWRILPRDFSVESGEMTPTMKVKRSVVGERYRDEIEEMYAEPRG, from the coding sequence GGTTCGCGCGCAGCCTCGCGACGCTTCCGGAGGACCTGCCCGCCTGCCGGCCGACCATCTTCTTCGCGGTCCCGCGCGTGTGGCAGAAGATCCACGACGGCGTGCTCGAGCAGGTCGGCAGGCAGACGGGTGTCGCGCGCGAGCTCGCGCACCGCTACTTCGCGCTCGGGCCGGCGTGGGTCGCGAGCGAGCAGGGCCGCGAGCCGATGCCGGCGACGAAGCGCGTGCTGTACCGGGTCCTCGACCGGCTCGTCGGGGCGAAGATCCGTGCCCGCGTCGGCCTCGACCGCGCGCGCGTGCTCGTCTCGGGTGCTGCACCCGTCCCCGCAGAGCTGCTCGGGTGGCTGCACGGCGTCGGCCTGCGCGTCGGCGAGGTGTACGGCCAGACCGAGGACTGCGGGCCGACGACGCTCAACCCGCCTGAGCGGATCCGCATCGGCACCGTCGGGCCGCCGCTGCCGACCGTCGAGGTCCGCATCGATCCCGCCGACGGCGAGATCCTCGTGCGCGGTCCGAACGTCTGCCGCGGCTACTTCCGCGACGAGCCCGGCACGCGCGCGCTCATCGACGACGACGGATGGATGCACTCGGGCGACACCGGGAGCTTCGACGAAGCGGGCTACCTCGTCGTCACGGGCCGCAAGAAGGACCTCATCATCACCGCGCAGGGCAAGAACATCGCCCCGCAGGAGATCGAGACGCGCCTGCAGTACCAGCCGCTGATCTCGCAGGCCGTCGTCATCGGCGAGGGGCGTCCCTACCTGACCGCGCTGCTCACGCTCGACGCCGACGACCTCGCGGCCTGGACGCGCGACAACGGGAAGCAGGGCGGTCGCGACGCGCTCGCCGATGACCCTGCGCTGCAGGCCGCGGTGCAGCGCGGCGTCGAGCGTGTGAACGAGGAATTGTCGCGGCCGGAGACGATCCGCAAGTGGCGGATCCTCCCGCGCGACTTCTCCGTCGAGTCCGGGGAGATGACGCCGACGATGAAGGTGAAGCGTTCGGTCGTGGGCGAGCGCTACCGCGACGAGATCGAGGAGATGTACGCGGAGCCCCGCGGATGA
- a CDS encoding glycosyltransferase, which produces MTAPTEPRPSPRVSVCIVNHNYAEYLADAIDSALAQDYADLEVVVVDDGSTDDSVAVARRYGHRVRLVTKPNGGQGSAMNAAFTAATGDVVLFLDADDMLTDGIVAAVASAFRDPSLAKVQFALEAVDSDGTPLGVRIPGPHAIPVNGDLRHHVLRTRNYPWPPNSGNAFSADALAVVLPVPEDAYRIDADCYLAETVPLCGRIATLDRVGALYRWHGANNFIGRDGLREWLYRKMRLTAIGHAEVRRIAGTLGLPLDGCPTDPARVPDIAHLGVRLASVRLDAARHPIRGDTPRALALRGIRACLTHPYVPMVGRLERATWFAAIGFLPGPLARPIVETYIPDGPNRGRANPRLGRRSRARRREPGPALARGAQRDRDRHDLGVTGRI; this is translated from the coding sequence GTGACGGCGCCCACCGAGCCGCGCCCGTCGCCGCGCGTCAGCGTCTGCATCGTCAACCACAACTACGCCGAGTACCTCGCCGACGCGATCGACAGCGCGCTCGCGCAGGACTACGCGGATCTCGAGGTCGTCGTCGTCGACGACGGCAGCACGGACGACTCCGTCGCCGTCGCCCGGCGATACGGGCATCGCGTGCGCCTGGTCACCAAGCCCAACGGCGGGCAGGGCTCCGCGATGAACGCGGCGTTCACGGCCGCGACCGGCGACGTCGTGCTGTTCCTCGACGCCGACGACATGTTGACGGACGGCATCGTCGCCGCGGTCGCGTCGGCGTTCCGCGATCCGTCGCTCGCCAAGGTGCAGTTCGCGCTGGAGGCCGTCGACTCCGACGGCACGCCGCTCGGCGTCAGGATCCCGGGCCCGCACGCGATCCCCGTCAACGGGGATCTCCGTCACCACGTCCTCCGAACCCGCAACTATCCCTGGCCGCCGAACAGCGGCAACGCGTTCTCGGCCGACGCGCTCGCGGTGGTGCTGCCCGTCCCCGAGGACGCATACCGGATCGACGCCGACTGCTACCTCGCGGAGACGGTTCCGCTGTGCGGACGCATCGCGACGCTCGACCGCGTCGGTGCGCTGTACCGGTGGCACGGCGCGAACAACTTCATCGGCCGCGACGGCCTCCGCGAGTGGTTGTACCGCAAGATGCGGCTCACCGCGATCGGGCACGCGGAGGTCCGCCGGATCGCGGGGACGCTCGGGCTCCCGCTCGACGGGTGCCCCACCGATCCGGCTCGCGTCCCCGACATCGCACACCTGGGCGTCCGCCTCGCGTCCGTGCGTCTCGACGCGGCGAGGCACCCGATCCGGGGCGACACCCCGCGTGCGCTCGCCCTCCGAGGGATCCGCGCCTGCCTGACCCACCCGTACGTGCCGATGGTCGGGCGGCTCGAGCGGGCCACGTGGTTCGCCGCGATCGGGTTCCTGCCCGGTCCGCTCGCCCGCCCCATCGTGGAGACGTACATCCCGGACGGCCCGAATCGCGGCCGCGCCAACCCCCGACTCGGCCGCAGGAGCCGCGCGCGCCGACGCGAGCCGGGTCCCGCGCTCGCGCGCGGAGCGCAACGGGACCGCGATCGGCACGACCTCGGCGTGACCGGCCGCATCTGA